A genomic segment from Corylus avellana chromosome ca5, CavTom2PMs-1.0 encodes:
- the LOC132180816 gene encoding DNA repair protein UVH3 isoform X2, with amino-acid sequence MKSSILAEENGRLANSASKSVAHFSSEEEVGEEYEDEDEEMMLPAMNGDFDPNVLAALPPSMQLDLLVHTRERLIAENRQKYQKVKKDPAKFSELQIQAYLKTVAFRREINEVQKSAAGRGVGGVQTSRIASEANREFIFSSSFTGDKQALTSAKAQRNGDKSQETHGEHPSQESINGVASTSKSNTMTGSDLDESRRVFDDNIETYMDERGRVRVSRVRAMGIRMTRDIQRNLDLMKEIEQESTSAKNIANTQTMLDRNEISVPTRFPSKDQSVEASHDDNSESVNLNERNEEAMLKNDTSMEISFEDDEKNKCFDGDDDLFAHLVAGNPIKISSAENALSRKQEGIIKEKGNSLSSDGGAETKPSLEEGNTSDVEWEEGVCDFHKSTSSCQAESGRTVSKGHMEEETDLQEAIRRSLEHVGNKESNLELAQDDKNYGEKVHKDIGIFDQKNTIGGELLPGKNGTPENESFCEIVDGVERPDSVAGVTVLQTSDSPGRQLMSSVACNSDNMRVLITKPHEKYPGSCSGQSMQDASESGSLDREMPCAESVTPLENKEVQVITEHLLDTFRAGSGLSSSPNHGSEGSSRVSDTISGANTNDIQIADKTNVTKAAPVHLFPDMINPNFPVMKLSTKDLTDDLDFQPKLAAEEIIDNSIEEREHNKDNSPFEGNENLHVEVTEGNLDEEMLILDQEYLNLGDEQRKHERNAESVSSEMFAECQELLQMFGLPYIIAPMEAEAQCAYMELANLVDGVVTDDSDVFLFGARSVYKNIFDDRKYVETYLMKDIEKELGLTREKLVRMTLLLGSDYTEGVSGIGIVNAIEVVNAFPEEDGLSKFREWIESPDPTILKKFDAETGSSAKKRGPKVGDKGLNCSKSNTEEVSASDLNMSQAQEQQQSATYMQDIKQIFMDKHRNVSKNWHIPSSFPSEVVISAYFSPQVDKSTEPFTWGKPDHFVLRKLCWERFGWATQKADELLVPVLKEYNKHETQLRLEAFYTFNERFAKIRSKRINKAVKGITGNQTSELMDDPLQEVSKSRKKRRVSPVDNKSEKPSKKLDQSDVQNQSNYVDKSTLKHSRKRRNTGEPVPSTEMSTESPMEAQGRRSHSRASRGNGRSRGRGRGKGIGRGRGKRSSGSEPCESSSGDSDDDEREVLVEKLEGPDEVRRSMRVRKPVNYTVNHFEADDVDKSSDQSNKECSDEEAVEQDISSARVVCGDAAAGHNAGQPAFEECLHGDSLEMGDGLCTDKCEISQPDATQCGDPSFEAEFSKDYLNMGGGFCLDEGEPENDTDGAHGLASATASGNADLSHRPGFVDEADDIDNGSVHSNLVPKGALNGLQDRGKMDADDTASNVDHLNALSNDGNSKGWGSLQENTRDDTGKTSVGGLSAMPFLRRKRRKS; translated from the exons ATGAAAT CATCTATTTTGGCAGAGGAAAATGGGAGGTTAGCTAACAGTGCATCTAAATCTGTTGCTCATTTTTCTTCTGAGGAGGAGGTTGGCGAAGaatatgaagatgaagatgaagagatGATGCTG CCTGCTATGAATGGTGACTTTGATCCAAATGTATTGGCTGCTTTGCCCCCATCAATGCAACTTGATCTTCTTGTTCAT ACGAGAGAAAGATTAATTGCGGAAAACAGACAAAAGTATCAGAAAGTCAAGAAG GATCCTGCAAAGTTCTCTGAGCTGCAAATACAAGCTTATCTTAAAACTGTTGCTTTCCGTCGAGAGATAAATGAAGTGCAGAAATCTGCTGCAGGGAGGGGGGTAGGAGGTGTACAGACTTCTCGGATAGCCTCCGAAGCGAACAGAGAATTTATCTTCTCATCATCATTTACTGGTGATAAACA AGCACTTACATCTGCCAAAGCACAGAGAAATGGAGATAAGTCACAAGAGACACACGGAGAGCATCCTTCTCAAGAATCTATCAATGGTGTTGCATCTACCAGTAAGTCCAATACCATGACTGGTTCAGACCTGGATGAATCTAGAAGGGTTTTTGATGACAATATTGAGACATATATGGATGAGAGGGGGCGTGTTCGAGTCAGCAGAGTGAGAGCTATGGGGATCCGTATGACACGTGATATACAaagaaatttggatttgatgAAAGAGATTGAGCAGGAGAGCACAAGTGCGAAGAACATTGCAAATACTCAAACCATGCTTGACAGAAATGAAATTAGTGTCCCGACAAGATTTCCCAGTAAAGACCAGTCTGTAGAAGCTTCACACGATGATAATAGTGAATCTGTTAACTTGAATGAGAGAAATGAGGAGGCCATGTTAAAAAATGACACTTCCATGGAGATATCCTTTGAAGATGACGAGAAGAACAAGTGTTTTGATGGTGATGACGATCTATTTGCTCATTTAGTAGCAGGGAATCCAATAAAAATCTCTTCTGCTGAAAATGCCTTATCAAGGAAGCAGGAAGGAATCATCAAAGAGAAAGGCAATAGTCTCTCTAGTGATGGAGGAGCTGAAACTAAGCCCTCTCTTGAGGAAGGTAACACGAGTGATGTGGAATGGGAGGAAGGAGTTTGTGACTTCCATAAAAGCACCTCCTCGTGCCAAGCAGAATCAGGGAGAACAGTTTCTAAAGGTCATATGGAAGAAGAGACTGATTTGCAGGAAGCAATTCGGAGAAGTCTCGAGCATGTAGGGAATAAGGAATCTAATCTTGAACTAGCTCAAGATGATAAGAATTATGGAGAAAAGGTTCATAAAGATATTGGAATCTTTGATCAGAAAAATACTATAGGTGGGGAACTTTTGCCAGGGAAGAATGGTACTCCAGAAAATGAGTCGTTTTGTGAAATTGTGGATGGAGTTGAAAGACCAGATAGTGTGGCTGGAGTAACTGTGTTACAAACCAGTGATTCGCCTGGGAGGCAGTTGATGTCATCTGTAGCATGTAATTCTGATAATATGCGGGTGTTGATAACTAAGCCACATGAAAAATACCCAGGGTCTTGTTCTGGACAATCAATGCAAGATGCAAGTGAAAGTGGGAGTTTGGACAGAGAGATGCCATGTGCAGAATCTGTAACTCCTTTGGAAAATAAGGAGGTCCAGGTGATTACAGAACATCTATTGGATACCTTTAGAGCGGGTTCTGGCTTATCTAGCTCTCCTAACCATGGATCAGAGGGTAGTTCTCGTGTTTCTGATACCATATCTGGTGCCAATACCAATGACATTCAGATTGCTGATAAGACCAATGTTACTAAAGCTGCACCCGTGCATCTTTTTCCTGACATGATTAACCCCAACTTTCCTGTAATGAAGTTATCCACAAAAGACTTGACAGATGACCTTGATTTTCAGCCGAAGTTGGCTGCTGAAGAAATAATTGACAATAGTATTGAGGAAAGGGAGCACAACAAGGACAATTCTCCCTTTGAGGGAAATGAAAATCTGCATGTCGAAGTCACAGAGGGTAATTTAGATGAGGAAATGCTAATTCTCGATCAAGAATATTTGAATCTAGGAGATGAACAGAGAAAGCATGAGCGTAATGCAGAATCTGTCAGCAGCGAGATGTTTGCAGAATGCCAG GAACTACTTCAAATGTTTGGATTGCCTTATATTATTGCACCAATGGAAGCAGAAGCTCAATGCGCTTATATGGAACTTGCAAACCTTGTTGATGGTGTTGTGACTGATGACTCtgatgtgtttttgtttggggCTAGAAGTGTTTACAAGAATATATTTGATGACCGAAAATATGTTGAGACATACCTCATGAAG GACATTGAGAAGGAGCTTGGCCtgacaagagaaaaattagtTCGGATGACATTGCTTCTTGGAAGTGATTATACTGAAGGTGTTAG TGGGATTGGCATTGTCAACGCTATTGAGGTTGTAAATGCATTTCCTGAGGAAGATGGCCTCTCTAAATTCCGGGAGTGGATTGAGTCACCAGATCCCACCATCCTTAAAAAGTTTGATGCAGAAACAGGATCGAGTGCGAAAAAAAGGGGACCAAAAGTTGGTGACAAAGGTTTGAATTGCTCAAAAAGTAACACAGAAGAAGTCTCTGCATCTGACCTAAACATGTCCCAAGCTCAAGAGCAGCAGCAGTCTGCAACTTACATGCAGGACATAAAGCAGATTTTTATGGATAAGCAT AGAAATGTGAGCAAGAACTGGcatattccttcttcttttccaaGTGAAGTGGTTATCTCTGCTTACTTTTCTCCCCAAGTTGACAAGTCAACTGAGCCATTTACATGGGGAAAGCCAGATCATTTTGTTCTTCGCAA aTTGTGTTGGGAAAGGTTTGGGTGGGCTACCCAGAAGGCGGATGAGTTGCTAGTACCTGTTCTGAAGGAGTACAACAAACACGAG ACTCAATTGCGGTTGGAAGCGTTTTACACTTTCAATGAACGATTTGCGAAAATTCGTAGTAAGAGAATTAATAAAGCCGTTAAAGGAATCACTGGAAACCAAACCTCGGAGTTGATGGATGATCCCTTGCAAGAGGTTTCCAAaagtagaaagaaaagaagagtaAGCCCAGTTGATAACAAGTCAGAGAAACCGTCAAAGAAACTAGATCAGAGTGATGTTCAGAACCAAAGTAACTATGTGGACAAATCAACACTTAAGCATTCAAGGAAAAGGAGGAATACTGGAGAGCCTGTTCCATCTACAGAGATGAGTACAGAATCACCTATGGAGGCACAAGGCAGGCGAAGTCACAGCAGAGCATCACGTGGGAATGGAAGAAGcagaggaagagggagaggcAAGGGAATAGGAAGAGGAAGGGGAAAAAGAAGTTCTGGTTCTGAGCCATGTGAAAGCAGTAGTGGTGACAGTGATGATGACGAGCGAGAAGTTCTTGTGGAGAAGTTAGAAGGGCCAGACGAAGTGCGAAGG TCAATGCGAGTTCGGAAGCCTGTAAATTACACTGTGAATCACTTTGAAGCTGACGATGTGGACAAATCATCAGACCAAAGCAATAAAGAATGCTCGGATGAAGAGGCAGTAGAGCAAGATATATCTTCGGCCCGGGTTGTATGCGGAGATGCAGCTGCTGGTCATAATGCAGGACAACCTGCGTTTGAGGAGTGCTTGCATGGAGACTCTCTTGAAATGGGAGATGGCTTATGCACTGACAAATGTGAAATCAGTCAACCAGATGCGACCCAGTGTGGCGATCCATCTTTTGAGGCCGAGTTTTCTAAGGATTACCTCAACATGGGAGGTGGGTTTTGCTTGGATGAAGGTGAGCCAGAAAATGACACAGATGGAGCTCATGGCCTGGCTTCAGCTACTGCCTCAGGAAATGCTGACCTATCCCATCGCCCTGGTTTCGTGGATGAAGCTGATGATATTGATAATGGTTCAGTTCATTCTAACTTGGTCCCCAAAGGTGCCTTGAATGGACTTCAAGATAGAGGGAAGATGGACGCAGATGATACCGCTTCGAATGTGGACCATCTAAATGCCTTAAGTAATGATGGTAATTCAAAGGGGTGGGGGTCCTTGCAGGAGAATACTAGAGATGATACTGGAAAGACATCTGTAGGAGGTCTGAGCGCTATGCCTTTTCTGAGAAGAAAGCGGAGGAAGAGCTGA
- the LOC132180816 gene encoding DNA repair protein UVH3 isoform X1, giving the protein MGVHGLWELLAPVGRRVSVETLAGKKLAIDASIWMVQFMKAMRDEKGEMVRNAHLLGFFRRICKLLFLRTKPVFVFDGATPALKRRTVIARRRQRDNAQAKVRKTAEKLLLNQLKAMKLKELAKDIEKLKQKQKSDAKGEKILSDQTNMAGNRLEGDAMILKSSNQEKLDEMLAASIQAEENGRFTNNASTSSAAAIPSEEDDNEEEEMILLAEDGEVDPDVLAALPQSMQRNLLAQLKGKNLAADVENQRQLQNDDAKGKKILSDETDMLGCSSKDDDLVSRNDLQEKLDEMLAASILAEENGRLANSASKSVAHFSSEEEVGEEYEDEDEEMMLPAMNGDFDPNVLAALPPSMQLDLLVHTRERLIAENRQKYQKVKKDPAKFSELQIQAYLKTVAFRREINEVQKSAAGRGVGGVQTSRIASEANREFIFSSSFTGDKQALTSAKAQRNGDKSQETHGEHPSQESINGVASTSKSNTMTGSDLDESRRVFDDNIETYMDERGRVRVSRVRAMGIRMTRDIQRNLDLMKEIEQESTSAKNIANTQTMLDRNEISVPTRFPSKDQSVEASHDDNSESVNLNERNEEAMLKNDTSMEISFEDDEKNKCFDGDDDLFAHLVAGNPIKISSAENALSRKQEGIIKEKGNSLSSDGGAETKPSLEEGNTSDVEWEEGVCDFHKSTSSCQAESGRTVSKGHMEEETDLQEAIRRSLEHVGNKESNLELAQDDKNYGEKVHKDIGIFDQKNTIGGELLPGKNGTPENESFCEIVDGVERPDSVAGVTVLQTSDSPGRQLMSSVACNSDNMRVLITKPHEKYPGSCSGQSMQDASESGSLDREMPCAESVTPLENKEVQVITEHLLDTFRAGSGLSSSPNHGSEGSSRVSDTISGANTNDIQIADKTNVTKAAPVHLFPDMINPNFPVMKLSTKDLTDDLDFQPKLAAEEIIDNSIEEREHNKDNSPFEGNENLHVEVTEGNLDEEMLILDQEYLNLGDEQRKHERNAESVSSEMFAECQELLQMFGLPYIIAPMEAEAQCAYMELANLVDGVVTDDSDVFLFGARSVYKNIFDDRKYVETYLMKDIEKELGLTREKLVRMTLLLGSDYTEGVSGIGIVNAIEVVNAFPEEDGLSKFREWIESPDPTILKKFDAETGSSAKKRGPKVGDKGLNCSKSNTEEVSASDLNMSQAQEQQQSATYMQDIKQIFMDKHRNVSKNWHIPSSFPSEVVISAYFSPQVDKSTEPFTWGKPDHFVLRKLCWERFGWATQKADELLVPVLKEYNKHETQLRLEAFYTFNERFAKIRSKRINKAVKGITGNQTSELMDDPLQEVSKSRKKRRVSPVDNKSEKPSKKLDQSDVQNQSNYVDKSTLKHSRKRRNTGEPVPSTEMSTESPMEAQGRRSHSRASRGNGRSRGRGRGKGIGRGRGKRSSGSEPCESSSGDSDDDEREVLVEKLEGPDEVRRSMRVRKPVNYTVNHFEADDVDKSSDQSNKECSDEEAVEQDISSARVVCGDAAAGHNAGQPAFEECLHGDSLEMGDGLCTDKCEISQPDATQCGDPSFEAEFSKDYLNMGGGFCLDEGEPENDTDGAHGLASATASGNADLSHRPGFVDEADDIDNGSVHSNLVPKGALNGLQDRGKMDADDTASNVDHLNALSNDGNSKGWGSLQENTRDDTGKTSVGGLSAMPFLRRKRRKS; this is encoded by the exons ATGGGAGTCCATGGTCTGTGGGAGCTACTGGCTCCGGTTGGCCGTCGCGTGTCCGTCGAAACCCTGGCCGGAAAAAAGCTCGCCATCG ATGCGAGCATatggatggtgcagttcatgaagGCGATGCGGGACGAGAAGGGCGAGATGGTACGGAATGCGCACTTGCTCGGCTTCTTCCGCCGGATCTGCAAGCTCTTGTTCCTCAGGACCAAGCCCGTCTTCGTCTTCGACGGCGCTACCCCCGCCCTCAAGCGCCGCACCGTCATCGCCCGCCGCCGACAGCGCGACAACGCGCAGGCCAAGGTCCGCAAGACCGCTGAGAAGTTGCTTCTCAATCAG CTTAAGGCAATGAAGTTGAAAGAACTGGCAAAGGATATTGAGAAGCTGAAGCAGAAGCAGAAGAGTGATGCCAAGGGTGAGAAGATTCTGTCAGATCAAACTAACATGGCGGGGAATCGGTTAGAAGGGGATGCTATGATTTTAAAGAGTTCCAATCAGGAGAAGCTAGATGAAAT GTTGGCGGCATCTATTCAGGCAGAGGAAAATGGGAGATTCACTAACAATGCATCAACATCTTCTGCTGCTGCTATTCCTTCTGAGGAGGAtgacaatgaagaagaagagatgaTACTG CTTGCAGAGGATGGTGAAGTTGATCCAGATGTATTAGCTGCTTTGCCTCAGTCAATGCAGCGCAATCTTCTTGCTCAG CTCAAGGGAAAGAACTTGGCGGCAGATGTTGAGAACCAGAGACAGTTGCAGAATGATGATGCTAAGGGTAAAAAGATTTTGTCAGATGAAACTGACATGCTTGGTTGTAGTTCAAAGGATGATGATCTGGTATCAAGGAATGACCTTCAGGAAAAGCTAGATGAAAT GTTGGCAGCATCTATTTTGGCAGAGGAAAATGGGAGGTTAGCTAACAGTGCATCTAAATCTGTTGCTCATTTTTCTTCTGAGGAGGAGGTTGGCGAAGaatatgaagatgaagatgaagagatGATGCTG CCTGCTATGAATGGTGACTTTGATCCAAATGTATTGGCTGCTTTGCCCCCATCAATGCAACTTGATCTTCTTGTTCAT ACGAGAGAAAGATTAATTGCGGAAAACAGACAAAAGTATCAGAAAGTCAAGAAG GATCCTGCAAAGTTCTCTGAGCTGCAAATACAAGCTTATCTTAAAACTGTTGCTTTCCGTCGAGAGATAAATGAAGTGCAGAAATCTGCTGCAGGGAGGGGGGTAGGAGGTGTACAGACTTCTCGGATAGCCTCCGAAGCGAACAGAGAATTTATCTTCTCATCATCATTTACTGGTGATAAACA AGCACTTACATCTGCCAAAGCACAGAGAAATGGAGATAAGTCACAAGAGACACACGGAGAGCATCCTTCTCAAGAATCTATCAATGGTGTTGCATCTACCAGTAAGTCCAATACCATGACTGGTTCAGACCTGGATGAATCTAGAAGGGTTTTTGATGACAATATTGAGACATATATGGATGAGAGGGGGCGTGTTCGAGTCAGCAGAGTGAGAGCTATGGGGATCCGTATGACACGTGATATACAaagaaatttggatttgatgAAAGAGATTGAGCAGGAGAGCACAAGTGCGAAGAACATTGCAAATACTCAAACCATGCTTGACAGAAATGAAATTAGTGTCCCGACAAGATTTCCCAGTAAAGACCAGTCTGTAGAAGCTTCACACGATGATAATAGTGAATCTGTTAACTTGAATGAGAGAAATGAGGAGGCCATGTTAAAAAATGACACTTCCATGGAGATATCCTTTGAAGATGACGAGAAGAACAAGTGTTTTGATGGTGATGACGATCTATTTGCTCATTTAGTAGCAGGGAATCCAATAAAAATCTCTTCTGCTGAAAATGCCTTATCAAGGAAGCAGGAAGGAATCATCAAAGAGAAAGGCAATAGTCTCTCTAGTGATGGAGGAGCTGAAACTAAGCCCTCTCTTGAGGAAGGTAACACGAGTGATGTGGAATGGGAGGAAGGAGTTTGTGACTTCCATAAAAGCACCTCCTCGTGCCAAGCAGAATCAGGGAGAACAGTTTCTAAAGGTCATATGGAAGAAGAGACTGATTTGCAGGAAGCAATTCGGAGAAGTCTCGAGCATGTAGGGAATAAGGAATCTAATCTTGAACTAGCTCAAGATGATAAGAATTATGGAGAAAAGGTTCATAAAGATATTGGAATCTTTGATCAGAAAAATACTATAGGTGGGGAACTTTTGCCAGGGAAGAATGGTACTCCAGAAAATGAGTCGTTTTGTGAAATTGTGGATGGAGTTGAAAGACCAGATAGTGTGGCTGGAGTAACTGTGTTACAAACCAGTGATTCGCCTGGGAGGCAGTTGATGTCATCTGTAGCATGTAATTCTGATAATATGCGGGTGTTGATAACTAAGCCACATGAAAAATACCCAGGGTCTTGTTCTGGACAATCAATGCAAGATGCAAGTGAAAGTGGGAGTTTGGACAGAGAGATGCCATGTGCAGAATCTGTAACTCCTTTGGAAAATAAGGAGGTCCAGGTGATTACAGAACATCTATTGGATACCTTTAGAGCGGGTTCTGGCTTATCTAGCTCTCCTAACCATGGATCAGAGGGTAGTTCTCGTGTTTCTGATACCATATCTGGTGCCAATACCAATGACATTCAGATTGCTGATAAGACCAATGTTACTAAAGCTGCACCCGTGCATCTTTTTCCTGACATGATTAACCCCAACTTTCCTGTAATGAAGTTATCCACAAAAGACTTGACAGATGACCTTGATTTTCAGCCGAAGTTGGCTGCTGAAGAAATAATTGACAATAGTATTGAGGAAAGGGAGCACAACAAGGACAATTCTCCCTTTGAGGGAAATGAAAATCTGCATGTCGAAGTCACAGAGGGTAATTTAGATGAGGAAATGCTAATTCTCGATCAAGAATATTTGAATCTAGGAGATGAACAGAGAAAGCATGAGCGTAATGCAGAATCTGTCAGCAGCGAGATGTTTGCAGAATGCCAG GAACTACTTCAAATGTTTGGATTGCCTTATATTATTGCACCAATGGAAGCAGAAGCTCAATGCGCTTATATGGAACTTGCAAACCTTGTTGATGGTGTTGTGACTGATGACTCtgatgtgtttttgtttggggCTAGAAGTGTTTACAAGAATATATTTGATGACCGAAAATATGTTGAGACATACCTCATGAAG GACATTGAGAAGGAGCTTGGCCtgacaagagaaaaattagtTCGGATGACATTGCTTCTTGGAAGTGATTATACTGAAGGTGTTAG TGGGATTGGCATTGTCAACGCTATTGAGGTTGTAAATGCATTTCCTGAGGAAGATGGCCTCTCTAAATTCCGGGAGTGGATTGAGTCACCAGATCCCACCATCCTTAAAAAGTTTGATGCAGAAACAGGATCGAGTGCGAAAAAAAGGGGACCAAAAGTTGGTGACAAAGGTTTGAATTGCTCAAAAAGTAACACAGAAGAAGTCTCTGCATCTGACCTAAACATGTCCCAAGCTCAAGAGCAGCAGCAGTCTGCAACTTACATGCAGGACATAAAGCAGATTTTTATGGATAAGCAT AGAAATGTGAGCAAGAACTGGcatattccttcttcttttccaaGTGAAGTGGTTATCTCTGCTTACTTTTCTCCCCAAGTTGACAAGTCAACTGAGCCATTTACATGGGGAAAGCCAGATCATTTTGTTCTTCGCAA aTTGTGTTGGGAAAGGTTTGGGTGGGCTACCCAGAAGGCGGATGAGTTGCTAGTACCTGTTCTGAAGGAGTACAACAAACACGAG ACTCAATTGCGGTTGGAAGCGTTTTACACTTTCAATGAACGATTTGCGAAAATTCGTAGTAAGAGAATTAATAAAGCCGTTAAAGGAATCACTGGAAACCAAACCTCGGAGTTGATGGATGATCCCTTGCAAGAGGTTTCCAAaagtagaaagaaaagaagagtaAGCCCAGTTGATAACAAGTCAGAGAAACCGTCAAAGAAACTAGATCAGAGTGATGTTCAGAACCAAAGTAACTATGTGGACAAATCAACACTTAAGCATTCAAGGAAAAGGAGGAATACTGGAGAGCCTGTTCCATCTACAGAGATGAGTACAGAATCACCTATGGAGGCACAAGGCAGGCGAAGTCACAGCAGAGCATCACGTGGGAATGGAAGAAGcagaggaagagggagaggcAAGGGAATAGGAAGAGGAAGGGGAAAAAGAAGTTCTGGTTCTGAGCCATGTGAAAGCAGTAGTGGTGACAGTGATGATGACGAGCGAGAAGTTCTTGTGGAGAAGTTAGAAGGGCCAGACGAAGTGCGAAGG TCAATGCGAGTTCGGAAGCCTGTAAATTACACTGTGAATCACTTTGAAGCTGACGATGTGGACAAATCATCAGACCAAAGCAATAAAGAATGCTCGGATGAAGAGGCAGTAGAGCAAGATATATCTTCGGCCCGGGTTGTATGCGGAGATGCAGCTGCTGGTCATAATGCAGGACAACCTGCGTTTGAGGAGTGCTTGCATGGAGACTCTCTTGAAATGGGAGATGGCTTATGCACTGACAAATGTGAAATCAGTCAACCAGATGCGACCCAGTGTGGCGATCCATCTTTTGAGGCCGAGTTTTCTAAGGATTACCTCAACATGGGAGGTGGGTTTTGCTTGGATGAAGGTGAGCCAGAAAATGACACAGATGGAGCTCATGGCCTGGCTTCAGCTACTGCCTCAGGAAATGCTGACCTATCCCATCGCCCTGGTTTCGTGGATGAAGCTGATGATATTGATAATGGTTCAGTTCATTCTAACTTGGTCCCCAAAGGTGCCTTGAATGGACTTCAAGATAGAGGGAAGATGGACGCAGATGATACCGCTTCGAATGTGGACCATCTAAATGCCTTAAGTAATGATGGTAATTCAAAGGGGTGGGGGTCCTTGCAGGAGAATACTAGAGATGATACTGGAAAGACATCTGTAGGAGGTCTGAGCGCTATGCCTTTTCTGAGAAGAAAGCGGAGGAAGAGCTGA
- the LOC132182201 gene encoding probable inactive receptor kinase At2g26730 encodes MNRVSIWVIFISLFLLLNMTNSVEEETRNSLISFLTKLSTNNGQPDLILGWNSTLDPCKDSWPRVACDRRNTSVTKLFLEGLNLNGTLDATSLCSKRLAASLYLLSLAGNNIGGGIPDGISKCKQLTYIYVRGNQFSGNLPSSFPMLGNLKRLNISNNKFSGNLPELSRISGLTMFLVQNNQLSGEIPKFDFSNLVQFEVSNNNFSGLIPDGGSRFPTSSFLGNPGLCGDPLSQKCVSLEETVENKSKGVSKDQILMYSGYALVFLMFIIFKVCKRKKRGEERVEAANKVASIDDSIISKHNAASSEYKSDVSRSEYMEISAESQLVSTSLTVLESPVVNGLKFEDLLSAPAELLGRGKHGTLYKVLFENGIVLVVKRIKDWAISSTEFKQRMQRMGQVKHPNVMPALAFYCSTYEKLLVYEYHPNGSLFGLLHGTPMSQAFDWASRIGVAASISEALAFMHQELKDDGIAHGNLKSCNILMNKNMEPCISEYGLMTSLDSKYGSSLTGSESSRSRAFQGDIYGLGVILLELLTGKMAQNSGVDLADWVVSVVREEWTAEVFDKVLISEGASEERLLNLLQVAIKCVNNSPDARPSINQVATMINTLKDEDDRSMSFEPSLQ; translated from the exons ATGAATCGAGTTTCCATCTGGGTGATCTTCATTTCCTTGTTTCTCCTCCTCAACATGACAAATTCTGTAGAGGAGGAGACCAGAAACTCACTTATAAGCTTTCTTACAAAACTCTCTACCAATAATGGCCAACCTGATCTCATTTTAGGCTGGAACTCGACCCTTGATCCTTGCAAGGACAGCTGGCCTCGTGTTGCCTGCGATCGTCGAAATACTTCTGTGACAAAGTTATTTCTTGAAGGGTTAAATCTCAATGGAACTCTTGATGCCACTTCCCTTTGTAGCAAGCGGCTTGCTGCATCTCTTTATCTTCTTTCTCTTGCTGGCAACAACATTGGTGGAGGAATCCCAGATGGGATTTCAAAATGCAAGCAACTCACTTACATTTATGTAAGAGGAAACCAATTCTCTGGAAACCTTCCCAGCTCGTTTCCCATGTTAGGAAATCTGAAAAGACTTAATATTTCAAACAACAAGTTCTCTGGTAACCTGCCAGAGTTGTCTCGGATCTCAGGTCTGACAATGTTCCTCGTTCAAAACAACCAGCTGAGCGGGGAGATACCCAAATTTGACTTCTCCAATCTTGTGCAATTCGAGGTTTCCAACAACAACTTCAGCGGCCTTATTCCAGACGGTGGCAGCCGTTTCCCTACAAGCAGCTTCTTGGGCAATCCCGGACTATGCGGAGATCCATTGTCACAAAAATGTGTGTCTCTAGAGGAGACAGTGGAAAACAAGTCAAAGGGTGTCTCAAAGGATCAGATTCTTATGTACTCAGGCTATGCTTTGGTTTTTCTCATGTTTATTATTTTCAAGgtgtgcaaaagaaaaaagagaggagaagaGAGGGTTGAGGCAGCAAACAAGGTGGCATCAATTGATGATAGTATAATCAGCAAGCATAACGCTGCATCAAGTGAGTACAAATCAGATGTGAGCAGGTCAGAATACATGGAAATTTCAGCTGAAAGTCAGCTGGTTTCGACCTCTCTGACAGTCCTTGAGAGCCCTGTGGTCAATGGACTGAAATTTGAGGACTTGCTAAGTGCTCCAGCCGAGTTGCTTGGAAGAGGAAAGCATGGTACCCTCTATAAGGTCTTGTTTGAGAATGGGATAGTCCTGGTAGTCAAAAGGATTAAGGATTGGGCAATCTCAAGCACCGAGTTTAAGCAGAGGATGCAGAGGATGGGCCAAGTGAAGCATCCAAATGTAATGCCAGCTCTTGCCTTCTATTGTTCCACATATGAGAAGCTTTTGGTCTATGAATATCATCCCAATGGAAGTCTATTCGGGCTTCTCCATG GAACCCCCATGAGCCAAGCATTTGATTGGGCAAGCAGAATTGGTGTTGCAGCTAGCATTTCTGAGGCATTAGCCTTCATGCATCAGGAGCTAAAAGACGATGGGATTGCTCATGGAAACTTGAAATCCTGCAACATCTTGATGAACAAGAATATGGAGCCTTGCATCAGTGAATATGGTCTTATGACGTCTCTGGATAGTAAATATGGCTCATCTCTTACTGGGAGCGAATCATCTAGATCTAGAGCCTTCCAAGGGGACATTTATGGACTTGGTGTCATTCTTCTCGAGCTGCTTACTGGAAAGATGGCACAGAACAGTGGAGTTGACCTGGCAGATTGGGTTGTCTCAGTTGTTCGAGAGGAGTGGACTGCTGAAGTCTTTGACAAGGTCCTAATTTCAGAAGGTGCAAGTGAAGAGAGGCTGCTAAACTTGCTGCAGGTGGCCATTAAATGTGTTAACAATTCGCCTGATGCAAGGCCAAGCATAAATCAAGTTGCTACCATGATCAACACACTAAAAGATGAAGATGATAGATCCATGTCTTTTGAACCATCACTACAGTAA